DNA from Nitrospina gracilis Nb-211:
GATTCTGCGGGAAGACGGGCGTGGTCCGGTCAGGCCACCTTCTGTGTTTTGGAGTGGCGCTTGCGCTCGTTTTCGTCCAGGTGCCTTTTGCGCAGGCGGATGCTCTTGGGTGTGATCTCCGCCAGTTCATCCTCGTTCAGGAAACCCAGCACCTGCTCCAGGCTCATGATCCGCGGGGGAGTCAGGATGATGGTGTCGTCCGACCCCGAGGCGCGCATGTTGGTTAGCTTTTTCTCTTTGCAGATGTTGACCACGAGGTCGTTGTCCTTGTTGTTCTCGCCGACGATCATGCCCATGTACACCGGCTGGGCGGGCCCGACGAATAGCTGGCCGCGGTCCTGCAGGTTGAAGATGGAGTAGGCCGTCGTCTGCCCGTTTTCCAGCGCGATCAAAGCGCCGCGCAGACGCTTGGCGGAACCACCCAGAAAAGGCACAAAAGCCTCGAACGTGTGTTGCAGGGTGCCAGTGCCCTTGGTCATGGTCAGGAAGTCGGACTGGAACCCGAACAGGAACCGCGTCGGCACGTGGTATTCCAGCCGCACGTGACCGTCGTCCATGTGAATCATGTTCTTGAGCGAACCCTTGCGCGTGCCCAACGCCTCCATCACTTTGCCGGAATAGGTTTCCTCGACGTCAATGACAACGAACTCCATCGGCTCGTGCGTCTTGCCGTCGATTTCCTTCAAGAGGACCTGCGGACGCGAGATGCTGAACTCGTATCCCTCGCGGCGCATGGTTTCGATGAGGATGCCGAGGTGCAATTCGCCGCGACCGGAGACCTTGAACTTGTCGCCCGCGCCGGATTCCTCGACTTTCAGGGCGACGTTGGATTTGACTTCCTTCATCAGCCGCTCGCGCAGGTGGCCGGAGGTGAGGAATTGCCCATCTTTGCCGGAGAAGGGGGAGTCGTTCACCGAAAAGTAAATGGACATGGTGGGCTCGTCGATGCGGATGAGCGGCAGGGGTTCGGGATGCTTGCTGTCCGTGATGGTCTCGCCGATGTCCACGTCCTTCATGCCCGCGATGCCGATGATGTCGCCCGCTTCCGCCGACTGCACCTCGGTACGGGTGAGTCCGTCATACGTATAGGTTTTCATCAGCTTGAACGTTTCCTTGGAACCGTTCCGGCGGATGAGCGTGCAGGGCACATCGGCGCGAAACCGGCCGCGCTCGATCTTGCCGATGGCGATTCGGCCGACGTAATCGTTGTAGTCGATCGAGGTCACCTGCATCTGGAACGGGGCTTCGGCATCGCCATCGTGCGGCGGCACCTTCTCGACGATGAGGTCGAGCACCGGGGTCATGTCTCCCGGCTCGGAGTCGAGCGTGCGTTTGGCAAACCCCAGTTTGGCCGAGGTGTACACGATGGGGAAGTCCAACTGCTCGTCGGTGGCGTTCAAATTAACGAACAGATCGAAAACCTGATCCACCGCACGGTCCGGGTTGGCTCCCGGCCGGTCGATCTTGTTGATGACGACGATGGGTTTGAGGCCGAGCTCCAGCGATTTTTTCAGCACGAACCGGGTCTGCGGCATGGGGCCCTCTGCCGCGTCCACCAGCAGGAGCACGCCGTTGACCATTTTCAGGATGCGCTCGACTTCGCCGCCGAAATCCGCGTGGCCCGGCGTGTCCACGATGTTGAGCTTGTGTCCTTTATAAAGGATCGACGCGTTTTTGGAGAAAATGGTGATGCCGCGCTCGCGCTCGAGATCGTTGCTGTCCATAATGCAGGTGCCGTGCTCCGTGCCTTCGCGGAACATGCCGCTGTGCTCCAGCAGGCGGTCGATGAGTGTGGTCTTGCCGTGGTCCACGTGTGCAATGATGCCGATATTCCGAATATGTTCCGTGTTCATGTGCTCCGTTCGCTGTAAGCGGTAAAAGAAGGTGGTGTTGGTTTGTATCGAACCCGAGAGGGTGGGGGTACCCGGGGAGGCTTCGATTTAATATTTGATTATGTGGTAATTATAGCGTAACTTATTGATTTAAAACAACCTGGTCTGTTATTCCATGCATCCCAGCCTGAAACAGTTTGTCGAGTACCTGACTGTCGAGAAGAGGCATTCGCCGCATACGGTGGCGGCTTACCGGCGGGACATTGCGTCGTTTCTGGATGCCTTCCCCGGCGAGACCCTGTATTATATCACCACTGCGCGGGTTCGGGAATACTTTTTAACGCTTCAAAAAAAGGGGCTTTCCACCCGATCCAGCGCGCGGGCGCTGTCTTCCATCAAAACGTTCTTCCGGTTCCTCGTGCGGGAGAACCTGGTCGAGACCAGCCCGGTGGACATTCTGGAATCACCCCGGCTGTGGCGCAAGCTGCCGGGGATTTTATCACTGGCGGATGTTGAAGCCCTGCTGAACGCGCCCGACCCCGCAGTGCCGCAGGGCATCCGCGACCGCGCCATGCTGGAGGTGCTGTACGCCACTGGATTGCGTGTTTCGGAACTGGTCGCGCTCAAAACCTCGAATCTGAATCTGGAAGTCGGTTACCTGCGATCTTTCGGCAAGGGAGATAAGGAGAGGGTGATCCCGATGGGCGACGCGGCGCGCCAACAGGTTCAATTATACATTCAGGATGTACGTCCTAAATATCTAAAAAATAAAACTTCACCTTGTCTTTTTTTAACCCGTCTGGGGACTGGGATGACGCGCCAGGGATTCTGGAAGCTGATCAAACAGTACTCCCGGCAGGCGGGGGTGGCGGCTCCCATTTCGCCTCACACCCTGCGTCACGCCTTCGCCACACACCTGCTGGAGCGGGGGGCGGATTTGCGGTCGGTCCAGCAAATGCTGGGTCATTCGGATATTGCAACAACGCAAATCTACACCCATATTCTACAGGGAAGGATGCGGGACATCCTGGACCGGCACCATCCCCGGGCCTGAGTTCGCGGGGCGGAAATTTTTCTTGACGATTTAACCTTGGAAAGCTAAGATTTTGAAACCTTTACCTGCCCGCCCACTCAGGTTCCAGACCCAATCAGACCGCACATTACGGGACAGTCATGAGTCTGATCATTGATATTGATGATATTCCAGAGGATAGACCTCTGGAGTTGGACCTGACGGAATCGGTAGATCAATTCGCCGTCGATCCGGAAGCAGGTTCTTTGAAGGGAGCGGTGCGGGTACAAGGTAGTCTGATCCGCTCCAACCGGGATGTTTATCTGGCAGGTGAGGTGGAAACGGTCATGGCCATGACCTGCTCGCGTTGCCTGGAGGCGTTTGAGATGGATGTGGAAACACCCATCACCGCCACATTCATTCCAGCCCCGGACCCCGACAGTCTGGAAGCGGAGCAGGAACTGGTCGATTCGGATATCGAGATCGAATATTATAAGGACCAGAAAATTGACTTGACTCAACCGGTTTACGATCAGATTATGTTGAGTCTTCCCATGGTCCAACTGTGCCGGGACGATTGCAAAGGGATCTGCCCGAAATGCGGCGCTTCCCTCAACCGAGAAGTGTGCCGATGCGATGGGGATGAAGACGTCGATCCCCGGCTGGCCGTATTGAAACAATTAAAAGACAAGTTGAAATAATCAGGAGTCATCATGCCCGTACCCAAGAAACGAACGTCCAAATCCCGCAAAGGCATGCGCCGGTCGCACGATTCCCTGACGGTTCCAGGATTCGGAGAATGTCCGCAATGTCACGAGTTCAAGCGTCCCCACCACGTATGTCCTCACTGCGGTTACTACAAAGATAAAGAAGTGATCGAAGTCGAAGCCATTTAGTGCAATACGGGAAGCGTCCGCTTTCCGGGATGAAAGGCTTTGTCGGACATCGTGCCATACCCAAGATCGAGGAGTGCCGTCGAGGCACTCCCTTCCTGCCCCAATCAGTCTGGTCGCAACGTTGAGGGCCGTTTGAAGGACCGGAGGAGTGCAGACCTGAAATGAAAATCGTCGTAGATGCCATGGGAGGAGACTTTGCCCCGCAAGCGGTGGTGGAGGGCGCTGTTCTGGCCACCCGTGAATTCGGGTTCCCCGTCATCCTTGTGGGCCTGTCAGACGCGATCCAGGAAGAACTGGACAAGTACGAAGACGCCAAAAACCTTCCCATCGAAGTGC
Protein-coding regions in this window:
- the typA gene encoding translational GTPase TypA — encoded protein: MNTEHIRNIGIIAHVDHGKTTLIDRLLEHSGMFREGTEHGTCIMDSNDLERERGITIFSKNASILYKGHKLNIVDTPGHADFGGEVERILKMVNGVLLLVDAAEGPMPQTRFVLKKSLELGLKPIVVINKIDRPGANPDRAVDQVFDLFVNLNATDEQLDFPIVYTSAKLGFAKRTLDSEPGDMTPVLDLIVEKVPPHDGDAEAPFQMQVTSIDYNDYVGRIAIGKIERGRFRADVPCTLIRRNGSKETFKLMKTYTYDGLTRTEVQSAEAGDIIGIAGMKDVDIGETITDSKHPEPLPLIRIDEPTMSIYFSVNDSPFSGKDGQFLTSGHLRERLMKEVKSNVALKVEESGAGDKFKVSGRGELHLGILIETMRREGYEFSISRPQVLLKEIDGKTHEPMEFVVIDVEETYSGKVMEALGTRKGSLKNMIHMDDGHVRLEYHVPTRFLFGFQSDFLTMTKGTGTLQHTFEAFVPFLGGSAKRLRGALIALENGQTTAYSIFNLQDRGQLFVGPAQPVYMGMIVGENNKDNDLVVNICKEKKLTNMRASGSDDTIILTPPRIMSLEQVLGFLNEDELAEITPKSIRLRKRHLDENERKRHSKTQKVA
- the rpmF gene encoding 50S ribosomal protein L32; this translates as MPVPKKRTSKSRKGMRRSHDSLTVPGFGECPQCHEFKRPHHVCPHCGYYKDKEVIEVEAI
- the xerD gene encoding site-specific tyrosine recombinase XerD, encoding MHPSLKQFVEYLTVEKRHSPHTVAAYRRDIASFLDAFPGETLYYITTARVREYFLTLQKKGLSTRSSARALSSIKTFFRFLVRENLVETSPVDILESPRLWRKLPGILSLADVEALLNAPDPAVPQGIRDRAMLEVLYATGLRVSELVALKTSNLNLEVGYLRSFGKGDKERVIPMGDAARQQVQLYIQDVRPKYLKNKTSPCLFLTRLGTGMTRQGFWKLIKQYSRQAGVAAPISPHTLRHAFATHLLERGADLRSVQQMLGHSDIATTQIYTHILQGRMRDILDRHHPRA
- a CDS encoding YceD family protein is translated as MSLIIDIDDIPEDRPLELDLTESVDQFAVDPEAGSLKGAVRVQGSLIRSNRDVYLAGEVETVMAMTCSRCLEAFEMDVETPITATFIPAPDPDSLEAEQELVDSDIEIEYYKDQKIDLTQPVYDQIMLSLPMVQLCRDDCKGICPKCGASLNREVCRCDGDEDVDPRLAVLKQLKDKLK